One part of the Abditibacteriaceae bacterium genome encodes these proteins:
- a CDS encoding class I SAM-dependent methyltransferase → MNGITFSFGRNWLSLAKHLPESALQSAADEKRAWLSESDITGKRILDVGCGSGLHSWTFQGMGASEVVSFDYDPYSVKATQLLHERAGSPTNWKIITKSASILDKEFLKALQPADLVYSWGVLHHTGKMWEAMENTLNLVAPNGLLWISLYAKGEKYQEHLHLKERFNRATYHVKVLQSVRCALHTIRIERGLRAMMKLRLGTDRGMNYWHDAWDWLGGLPYEVASPEEVEAFCRARGFEPVRTAIIPSPPDGGCHVYLYRKVAN, encoded by the coding sequence ATGAACGGCATCACATTCTCGTTTGGGCGCAACTGGTTATCGCTGGCAAAGCATCTTCCCGAATCTGCATTGCAGAGCGCAGCAGACGAAAAGCGCGCATGGCTTTCCGAATCCGACATCACAGGCAAGCGTATTCTCGATGTGGGCTGCGGTTCTGGACTTCATTCGTGGACATTTCAGGGGATGGGCGCGAGTGAGGTTGTCTCTTTCGATTACGACCCTTACAGTGTGAAAGCCACGCAGCTACTGCACGAGCGTGCCGGTTCCCCCACCAACTGGAAAATCATTACAAAGTCCGCATCGATTCTCGACAAGGAATTCCTAAAAGCATTACAGCCGGCGGATCTGGTTTATAGCTGGGGCGTGCTTCACCATACGGGAAAGATGTGGGAAGCGATGGAGAACACTTTGAACCTCGTTGCCCCGAACGGCTTGTTGTGGATTTCGCTTTACGCCAAAGGCGAAAAGTACCAAGAGCACTTACACCTGAAAGAAAGATTCAACCGCGCGACATATCACGTTAAAGTTCTGCAGTCGGTTCGATGTGCCTTGCACACGATTCGCATCGAACGTGGATTACGGGCTATGATGAAGCTCCGGTTAGGCACAGATCGAGGCATGAACTACTGGCATGATGCGTGGGATTGGCTGGGTGGGTTGCCCTACGAAGTGGCATCGCCGGAAGAAGTTGAAGCCTTTTGCCGTGCGCGCGGCTTTGAGCCGGTGCGCACGGCAATTATCCCATCGCCGCCAGATGGCGGATGTCATGTCTATCTCTACCGTAAAGTCGCTAATTAG